The nucleotide sequence CAAGCCAGTGCGTGACCTCCGCCTCGACGCTCAATTGCACGATGGCGGCGAACAGCCCGACCGTGATATGCGGAAACCCGCGCTGGTGCAGTGCGTCGCTTCCTGGCCGCGCATCGGCGTAAACGACCTGATCGCTAACGCCACCGACCGTCTCCGCCTCGGCGAGTCGACGCTTGAAATTGCGTGACACCGCAAGACGAGAGATCTCCGCGACGCGGGGACGGGGGAGCTCGGCAATCCGCCGCTGCGCCTGCGGATACAGCGCGTCGGCGCAGTGCGCCTCGATCGGAAACGGGTCCAGCGCCGGCTTACCCGCGAGCACCAGCCGCACCACCGCGGCGCACTCGCCGGAGGCGACGTGGCGCACCAGGGCATGAATGGACCGGGCATCGCAGTCATCCTGCTCGAGGCCATTTGGATGCTCGGCCGGATTCTCGAACGCGTGCTCGACGCAGTAGACCTGATAGCGCAGGCGCTGGACCTCATCGAGCACGGAACCGTTGCGGGCGCGTTCGATGCGAAAGTGCCGGTCAAACGCCTTCCGGATCATCGACGGCTCCGCGGTCCGGCTCGGCTCGCCGCTTCCTTTCGCCTCGCACGCGCTCATGCGCCCTCCGGAAGGTCACGTCCAATGAACCCTGGACGCTACGCGACGAACGTTGGCGCTTCTGCAAACCGCGTCATGCCCAATGCGTGAACCACGTCGGAGCCTGAGGATCCCGAAGGGCGCTCAGTCGACGAGCAGCTCCGCCAGTGGCCAGCGGATCGAGCGAGCCTGGGGTGGCTGACCGTAGCCCATCCGACCCATGAACACGGCGCGCGGCAAGGTTTCGGTGCCGAACTCGTCCTCCAGAAACGCCGCGAGCCGCTGCGCGCGCCGCCAGGGTCGCTCCGCACGAGTGAATCTCTCGCCGCTATGCACGTAACGGTGGAACACGATGGGCGTGTAGGCGGGCTGGAACTGGATCCCCATTGCAGCCGCCTGCAGCCACAGTCGCTGCACGGCCCCACCGGCGGCGAGGTGGTCGTCGATGGTTACCGGTGACGAAGGGGCGAGCAGCAGAAAGTGCCCGCCACAGAAGAGCGCCGGTATCAGATCGAGCTGGAGGCGCGGCAGCCACGTACCGCCGAAGTAGCGGTTAAGTACATCCACCCGCCGCCAGCTCCGCATTGCCCAGCGCATCAGCGCGAGGCCGAGTGGATCCATGCCGACCGCCGCTGCCGGAATCCGGTCCCGGCTCTCCCGCGCGCCCCATTCGATGGCGTCCCGGTGCACGGGGAACGCCTCCGGCGTGGTCAGGCGGATACCGGCGTTGCGCCAGAGCAGCCTCGCGATGCGCCCCCGCTGCCCCCACCCCAGCCGCCAGATCAGCTCGTAGCCCTTTGGCAGGGCCTCGGAGAGCGTGCGACGGTCCGACTCCGAAATGGGCTTCGGGCTGAGCGCCCGGCGGTGCGTGGTACGCCTCTCAATGGCCGCATGCAGCGGATCTTCGGGGTCATCCGTCGGCGAGATCCGGGTGCGCACGCAGAGCTCGTGGCCCGCGCGCTGCACGGTTTCCACCCTGGCGTCCTGGCCCGACGCCCGGGCCGCCAGGCGAAGCGTCTCGAGCAGCGCGCCGACGGCCAGCAGGCTGGCCCCGCCGTGATAGTCGTACAGCACCTCCTCCGCGGTGTCGGCCGCGAGGATCTCGATACCGTCCGGCGCATGCATGCGAAAGCGCCACGGTTGGGCGTTGTCGCCACTCGGGGCCCAGCGGGCACGCTCGAGCAGCGCCCTCAGCCGATCCGCCGCCTGCTGATCGCCGGTCATCGCCCTGCCCTCGCCGCCATGAAACGCCGCCGTGCCAGCCCTAGTATGAGTCGCTGCAGGGGATTCCCATTGCCGCCCGGGCGCCATGTCTTTACGTAGCGCTGGCGGTAGGCATCGAAGTGCAGCCCCCAGGGCGCCGAGCGGACCGTTCCGCGCCCGAGCAGGATCTTCAGCGCCTCGGTACCCGCCACACCGGCACAGAGCTCGCAGCCCATCACCGTCGACGGCCCGCGTTCGTTGGCAAGATCGACGGCGGCAGGCTCCACCAGATACCGTGTCTGCAGCATTGCCGGAGATAGGCCGACCAGGAAACGCAGCAGCTGCTCATCCCGCGGCCGGCCCTCAAGGCGGAAATACCGCTCGAACGTCATCCGCCCCGGCAGAAAGGCGAGGAAGGCCACGCCCATACCGAGGGGCGCCGCCGTGATGGC is from Spiribacter halobius and encodes:
- a CDS encoding PEP-CTERM/exosortase system-associated acyltransferase codes for the protein MSACEAKGSGEPSRTAEPSMIRKAFDRHFRIERARNGSVLDEVQRLRYQVYCVEHAFENPAEHPNGLEQDDCDARSIHALVRHVASGECAAVVRLVLAGKPALDPFPIEAHCADALYPQAQRRIAELPRPRVAEISRLAVSRNFKRRLAEAETVGGVSDQVVYADARPGSDALHQRGFPHITVGLFAAIVQLSVEAEVTHWLAVMEPTLLRLLRRFGIRFERIGEDVDYHGRRRPTLGVAADVVDRILAERPDIWDLVTQGGRYLPPRP
- a CDS encoding molybdopterin biosynthesis protein MoeY; translated protein: MTGDQQAADRLRALLERARWAPSGDNAQPWRFRMHAPDGIEILAADTAEEVLYDYHGGASLLAVGALLETLRLAARASGQDARVETVQRAGHELCVRTRISPTDDPEDPLHAAIERRTTHRRALSPKPISESDRRTLSEALPKGYELIWRLGWGQRGRIARLLWRNAGIRLTTPEAFPVHRDAIEWGARESRDRIPAAAVGMDPLGLALMRWAMRSWRRVDVLNRYFGGTWLPRLQLDLIPALFCGGHFLLLAPSSPVTIDDHLAAGGAVQRLWLQAAAMGIQFQPAYTPIVFHRYVHSGERFTRAERPWRRAQRLAAFLEDEFGTETLPRAVFMGRMGYGQPPQARSIRWPLAELLVD